A genomic region of Papaver somniferum cultivar HN1 chromosome 7, ASM357369v1, whole genome shotgun sequence contains the following coding sequences:
- the LOC113293859 gene encoding uncharacterized protein LOC113293859 has protein sequence MDSMMSENVSACQYLMGEDPKSWCRAFFDHKSACEHLSNNFSESFNNMITNIREKPVCKLVLMYGQLVMGLFYKRRNACVGWDSGDLVPTAKKLLKKMFKKTGEYKVEGAVAGKLYEVTSIHNTIFTVDLEKHTCSCMQWQLRGFPCQHAVCALQQIRPNWVEYCARYYSVDNYRTTYSPDMVPLEGPEDWDEPRTIIVPPLLIRKPGRPRKNRRKAYNETLSEKKVRCCSKCKLPGHNKTTCPGGAIGSNTKRNGSTSEEGGLAFQSQSSSQAGSAGGSMPATKKPRRFT, from the exons ATGGATAGTATGATGTCAGAGAATGTTAGTGCTTGTCAGTATTTGATGGGCGAGGATCCTAAAAGCTGGTGCAGGGCCTTTTTTGACCACAAGAGCGCTTGTGAACACTTGAGTAACAACTTTTCTGAAAGTTTCAATAACATGATAACCAACATTAGGGAGAAACCTGTCTGCAAGCTAGTTTTGATGTATGGACAGCTAGTGATGGGGCTGTTTTACAAGAGAAGAAATGCTTGTGTTGGATGGGATTCTGGGGATTTGGTTCCTACTGCCAAAAAATTATTGAAGAAGATGTTTAAGAAAACAGGGGAATATAAGGTAGAAGGAGCGGTTGCTGGAAAGCTTTATGAAGTCACAAGCATACATAATACAATATTCACTGTTGACCTTGAGAAACATACTTGCAGCTGCATGCAATGGCAGCTGAGGGGTTTCCCCTGTCAACACGCAGTCTGTGCTCTGCAGCAAATCAGGCCCAATTGGGTTGA GTATTGTGCCAGATACTACTCAGTGGATAACTACAGGACCACCTATTCCCCTGATATGGTGCCATTGGAAGGGCCCGAGGACTGGGATGAG CCAAGAACAATTATTGTTCCTCCATTGCTCATTAGGAAACCGGGCCGGCCTAGGAAGAACAGAAGGAAGGCCTATAATGAGACCCTATCCGAGAAGAAAGTCAGGTGCTGCAGCAAATGCAAGCTGCCTGGTCACAACAAGACAACTTGTCCTGGTGGTGCAATTGGCTCTAATACAAAGAGAAATGGGTCTACATCTGAAGAAGGCGGACTGGCATTTCAATCCCAATCATCATCACAAGCTGGAAGTGCTGGTGGTTCTATGCCTGCAACGAAGAAGCCAAGAAGATTTACTTGA
- the LOC113294486 gene encoding uncharacterized protein LOC113294486 — MASSSNQSPLPSFEDANEVPANWSPVHESHFIELMLDKVRICGQNRQTGTFSKHDWTDIRKQFHKKFRLKYSLKSFKNKFTKLKEKYKDHKKLVEDNTGLGWDPVLCTVEASNEWWDEQVKNFPRTKVFRVSGCPEYRKLQTIFGDTMATGNLRQTQEGGFSSTDGEDEIDMTENGSPTQPLDTQVFPNGGVTADRMEENVDFRRRSQTPSGSHRSTHVPNDSGDVAGEMEENVDNQFRSRSRTPISSRRGRKENKANEIGESLKMLAENAKAKLEDKTKYTISECLEILDSMGAHVGRHTYVKAVKVLQNQGWRETFIKMSKDRRDDWIVSIEDGTFD, encoded by the exons ATGGCTTCAAGTTCAAACCAATCCCCATTGCCTTCGTTTGAAGATGCTAACGAAGTTCCGGCCAATTGGTCTCCAGTACATGAGTCACATTTCATAGAGTTGATGTTAGATAAGGTCCGAATATGTGGCCAAAATAGGCAAACAGGAACCTTTTCAAAGCATGATTGGACTGACATTAGGAAGCAGTTTCATAAGAAGTTTAGGTTGAAATATTCTTTGAAGTCGTTCAAGAACAAATTCACCAAGTTGAAGGAAAAGTACAAAGATCATAAGAAACTCGTGGAAGATAACACCGGATTAGGCTGGGATCCTGTTTTGTGTACCGTAGAGGCCTCAAATGAATGGTGGGATGAGCAAGTGAAG AATTTTCCACGAACAAAGGTGTTCCGTGTCTCTGGTTGCCCCGAATATCGGAAGCTACAAACTATATTTGGTGATACCATGGCAACGGGAAATCTTAGACAGACACAAGAAGGTGGTTTCTCTTCTACCGATGGTGAAGATGAGATAGATATGACTGAAAATGGAAGTCCCACGCAACCATTAGATACACAGGTCTTCCCTAATGGTGGTGTCACGGCTGATAGGATGGAAGAAAATGTTGATTTTCGTCGTCGCTCGCAAACACCAAGTGGTAGCCACAGAAGTACCCATGTTCCCAATGATAGTGGTGATGTAGCTGGTGAGATGGAAGAAAATGTAGATAACCAATTTCGTAGCCGTTCACGTACACCGATTAGTAGTAGACGTGGCAGGAAAGAAAACAAGGCTAATGAGATCGGAGAGTCGTTAAAGATGTTAGCTGAAAATGCTAAAGCTAAACTAGAGGATAAAACAAAATATACCATCTCTGAATGCTTAGAAATTTTGGATTCAATGGGGGCACATGTTGGAAGGCACACGTATGTGAAGGCGGTGAAAGTTCTTCAAAACCAAGGATGGAGAGAGACATTTATCAAAATGTCGAAAGATCGAAGGGATGATTGGATTGTTTCTATTGAAGATGGAACCTTTGACTAA
- the LOC113294487 gene encoding uncharacterized protein LOC113294487 produces MRPNSGHMVANTWRQDKENDRDSTPHKGPTATLSPRKSPRLIEKAKRTVGVSLTKMVLDFENHVEEPTQASSQGIVNLDDDSLGTEFWKSAADKVDVVEEAVNATKESVLHLQNLNADDCHPEDQPWSQPLIYSEDEDDADWKEFLHNFSMKSSAGKDSEEDDEDDHYDQLLETDDEVEVFKEVKEPLIDFEIEKGKGKEIANGSEDHYGPEMVGRPLPNHEVRVVDNGQHWFDDSDFEDFLVAPDSVDNELFPEPENEIQVVLDDRIDEGMEFPDKTAFKKHLRKYCVSTRTECRFSKSDNIRIKAVCKGFGEPILCPWYIYARRIPGEATWSIRDFHLHHTCIGDPYGRNSCANPEFVAQHVINKLRESHGKNVPKPSEIAAEFWTSHNTLIPYHVAWKARNNVLERINGSFDESFRLIPSLCEMIKRTNPGSIATFTYGRDNRFESVTISFDAPMRGFINGCRNVVGLDGCHLKGKYGGCLLSATALDGQNGLVPLGIMVCRNECAENWFLFLNNLKHRLADHPVEPINFISDRQKGLRDAVQKLFPTSPHRFCFRHMYANFKMHYKGSKVHTLFWMLLELISLNTFRFVLVRK; encoded by the exons ATGAGACCTAATTCTGGACATATGGTTGCAAATACTTGGAGACAGGACAAAGAAAATGACAG GGATTCAACACCTCATAAAGGTCCAACGGCAACTTTATCTCCCAGGAAAAGCCCAAGGCTGATTGAAAAAGCTAAGAGGACGGTTGGTGTTAGTTTAACTAAGATGGTTCTGGATTTTGAGAACCATGTTGAGGAGCCGACACAGGCTAGCAGTCAGGGAATTGTGAATCTAGATGATGATTCACTAGGTACTGAATTCTGGAAATCAGCCGCGGATAAAGtagatgttgttgaagaagctgTCAATGCGACTAAGGAATCAGTGTTGCACCTTCAGAATCTTAATGCAGATGATTGTCACCCGGAAGACCAACCATGGAGCCAACCACTCATATAcagtgaggatgaagatgatgctgACTGGAAGGAGTTTTTACACAATTTTAGTATGAAAAGCAGTGCTGGTAAGGATAGTGAGGAAGACGATGAAG ATGATCATTATGACCAGTTGTTGGAGACGGATGATGAAGTTGAAG TTTTCAAAGAAGTTAAGGAACCACTGATTGATTTTGAGATTGAAAAGGGTAAAGGGAAGGAAATTGCTAATGGATCGGAAGATCATTATGGTCCTGAAATGGTTGGTAGGCCATTACCTAATCATGAAGTTAGAGTGGTTGATAATGGGCAACATTGGTTTGATGACAGTGATTTTGAAGATTTCCTTGTTGCTCCTGATTCAGTGGATAATGAGTTATTCCCTGAACCAGAAAATGAAATACAAGTTGTACTTGATGACAGAATTGATGAGGGGATGGAATTTCCAGACAAGACCGCTTTTAAGAAACATCTCAGAAAATACTGTGTATCTACTAGGACAGAATGCAGGTTTAGTAAGAGTGATAATATTAGAATCAAGGCTGTGTGTAAAGGCTTTGGAGAGCCCATTCTATGTCCGTGGTATATATATGCAAGGAGGATCCCTGGTGAGGCGACTTGGAGCATAAGAGATTTCCACTTGCACCACACTTGTATTGGGGATCCTTATGGGAGGAATTCATGTGCAAATCCAGAATTTGTAGCTCAACATGTGATTAACAAGCTAAGGGAGTCACATGGAAAGAATGTACCTAAACCTTCTGAGATTGCTGCCGAGTTTTGGACAAGCCACAACACCTTGATCCCGTATCACGTTGCATGGAAGGCTAGAAACAATGTGTTGGAGAGGATAAACGGAAGCTTTGATGAGAGTTTTAGACTCATACCAAGTCTGTGTGAAATGATCAAAAGGACTAATCCCGGATCAATTGCTACTTTCACTTACGGAAG AGACAATCGATTTGAATCTGTGACCATATCTTTTGATGCCCCAATGAGGGGTTTTATAAATGGTTGTAGAAATGTGGTTGGGCTGGATGGTTGTCACCTGAAGGGAAAGTATGGTGGTTGTCTACTATCTGCCACTGCTCTTGATGGGCAGAATGGATTGGTTCCTTTGGGTATCATGGTTTGTAGAAACGAGTGTGCGGAGAACTGGTTCTTGTTCTTGAATAATCTCAAGCATAGATTGGCTGATCATCCCGTTGAGCCAATCAACTTCATATCTGATAGACAGAAGGGTTTGAGAGACGCTGTCCAAAAGTTGTTCCCTACTTCACCACATAGGTTCTGCTTCAG GCACATGTATGCAAACTTCAAAATGCACTACAAGGGATCTAAAGTACACACACTATTCTGGATGCTGCTAGAGCTTATAAGCCTAAACACTTTCAGGTTTGTTTTAGTCCGTAAATGA